One window of the Sebaldella sp. S0638 genome contains the following:
- a CDS encoding glycoside hydrolase family 1 protein, producing the protein MEKKYLFPEKFWWGASTSATQTEGVEPGDGKGENIWDYSSKEFNNRFYDGITSERTSTFYKNYKKDIKLMKDIHLNSFRTSISWSRLIPEGTGKINEKAVEFYNNVINELIEQGIEPFINLYHFDMPMVLQKKGGFENREVVEAYTEYARKCFELFGDRVKYWFTFNEPMIPAEAGYLHDRHYPYVADFKRAAKVLHNIIISHCKAVEIYRDMALQGKIGIIMDVIPVYPRSENPADLKAAEAADLFYTRSINEPILLGKYPAELIEILKEYDQVPRTEEGDLELIEKTKIDILGINYYKPRRVKAKEYEVNKNGIFMPEWFFDSYEMPGRRMNRSRGIEIYPKGIYDIAVTIKEKYNNIPWFVSENGIGIEGEEKFIENGMVQDQYRIDFLTEHLQYLHKGMEEGSNCLGYQMWTFIDCWSWINAYKNRYGFYRLDYDTQERTVKKSGLWFRDVIDNNGF; encoded by the coding sequence ATGGAAAAGAAATATTTGTTCCCGGAAAAATTTTGGTGGGGAGCATCAACAAGCGCTACACAGACTGAAGGAGTGGAACCCGGTGATGGAAAAGGGGAAAATATCTGGGATTACTCATCAAAAGAATTTAATAACAGATTTTATGACGGAATCACAAGTGAGCGAACTTCTACTTTTTACAAAAATTATAAAAAAGACATAAAACTTATGAAAGACATACATCTAAACTCATTTCGTACATCTATATCATGGTCCAGACTAATACCTGAAGGAACAGGAAAAATAAATGAAAAAGCAGTAGAATTTTACAACAATGTTATAAACGAACTTATAGAACAGGGAATAGAACCGTTTATAAATCTTTATCACTTTGATATGCCAATGGTTTTACAGAAAAAAGGCGGTTTTGAGAACAGGGAAGTAGTGGAAGCTTATACAGAATATGCCAGAAAATGTTTTGAGCTTTTTGGTGACAGGGTGAAATACTGGTTTACCTTTAATGAACCAATGATACCCGCAGAAGCAGGGTATCTTCATGACAGACACTACCCTTATGTGGCAGACTTTAAAAGAGCGGCAAAAGTGCTTCATAATATTATAATTTCTCATTGTAAGGCTGTGGAAATATACAGGGATATGGCACTTCAAGGGAAAATAGGAATCATAATGGATGTAATTCCTGTATATCCCAGAAGTGAAAATCCGGCAGATTTGAAGGCAGCTGAGGCAGCGGATTTATTCTATACACGCAGTATTAACGAACCGATACTTCTTGGGAAATATCCGGCGGAATTAATAGAGATACTGAAAGAATATGATCAGGTTCCTCGGACAGAAGAAGGTGACCTTGAACTGATAGAAAAGACAAAGATAGATATTCTGGGGATAAATTACTACAAGCCGAGAAGAGTAAAAGCAAAAGAATATGAAGTAAATAAAAACGGAATTTTTATGCCTGAATGGTTCTTTGATTCTTATGAAATGCCGGGGAGACGGATGAACAGATCAAGAGGAATAGAAATATATCCTAAAGGCATCTATGATATAGCTGTAACAATAAAAGAGAAATATAATAATATACCTTGGTTTGTCTCAGAAAACGGGATAGGTATAGAAGGCGAAGAAAAATTCATAGAGAATGGAATGGTACAGGATCAGTACAGGATAGATTTTCTTACGGAACATCTGCAGTATCTGCATAAGGGAATGGAAGAAGGGAGTAACTGTCTAGGGTATCAGATGTGGACTTTTATAGACTGCTGGTCATGGATAAATGCTTATAAAAACAGATATGGCTTCTACAGACTTGATTATGATACACAGGAGCGTACAGTGAAAAAGTCCGGTTTATGGTTCAGAGATGTTATAGATAATAATGGTTTTTAA